The genome window GCTTTAAAGTTTAATTGATATGGTGGTATACAGATTTGTATAGCTATGGCAGAGATTGAAGATTCTAATTTTAACAATATTATTCGTCAAATTATCAAAAAATCGTTGTTTACAGAGAAACAAATTAAAATTATTTTAAACCGGAAGAACATATCCGAGTTCGAGTTTAGCATCTCAAAAGGTGCCTATTTTAGGCAGGTAGGCCAGTCAAGGGACAAGCTAATGGGTCTATATTATTCGATAATACTGCTTCGGGGTTTGGGAGTATTGCTCCCAGATGATATCGATGTGATATCTAGGCTCGCAGAACAGGTTTCTGTGATAAAAGACAGTGATGTTTTTCCTGAAAGAGAGGAACAGGTGATAAACATCATAGACAAACTGGTTGCTCAGGCGTGTGGAATGTGATGTGTCACAGGATTTGTACTGTTCAGATCCGAGTGATGTGACAGCAAATGACGTTAGTGTTGATGTAAAGTGTGAAATTATGTTGGCCAATCACAATAAATCACAACAATTTATCATTTTAAGTGATGTTAGTAGAGATACCAGACCCTCAAATCATTGCTGGTGTGATAATTGCGTTCTTTGTAGGCATATTTGGCATGCTCATTTACAATAAAATCAGGTCATTTACGAACCAAAAGGGTCCAGATCCATCCCATCTATCACGCATGGAGTATTATGAAAGACAGTTAATTGACATGAAAATACGCATGGACGCGTTAGATTTGGAAGAAAAGCCTCCTGCTGAGGCAGTTTTGGAAAAAATGGAGCCCACAATTGAGAGAAAAGAACAGAATGTGGTCAAAAAAGAGCCTGAAAGGCAGGTTCAGAAGCCCAGAATGCCCAATATGGACTTTAATGGTGTTGCAGAACATGTGTTGGGACTAATCACACTCAAGGAAATGACGTCACGTGACATCCAAATCACAATAGGAAGGAGTAGAGAGCATACTTCAAGGCTCATGAAGCGGCTTTTTGAGGAGGGTTTGGTGGAAAGAAATACCAAGCTAAAACCATTCACTTACAAGATAACCGAAAAGGGAAGAGCCAAGCTGGGATCTCCAGAACAGGCCGTTACCGCCTAATTTGGACAATCAATAGTTTTAATTTTCAGAATTTCTTGTCAATTTATCTCATTTTTTATTATAAAATTATTTTCTAATAATTTATAAATATCATAGATTATAAAATTATAATAATGTCAGAAAATGAAGAGTTGGTCAAGATCACGGCTACAGGAACCATATCCATACCAAAACAGTTTAGAAAGTATTTGGGAATGCAGAAGGGAGATTATGTCAAAGTCATCCTCCAGGACGATTCTATGGTTTTGAGGAGAGCCGTTATTTCCTAATCGGGCCGTTTTTGCGCTATTTTGGCTATCTGGTAAACCCACTCTCGACCGTTTCGTAGGCGGTCTATCCTGCCTTTGGTGTTAAACCTGGCCAAATATGTCGAAATTATGCTAAGTTTTATCGGT of Candidatus Nitrosotenuis sp. DW1 contains these proteins:
- a CDS encoding AbrB/MazE/SpoVT family DNA-binding domain-containing protein, with the translated sequence MSENEELVKITATGTISIPKQFRKYLGMQKGDYVKVILQDDSMVLRRAVIS
- a CDS encoding winged helix DNA-binding protein encodes the protein MLVEIPDPQIIAGVIIAFFVGIFGMLIYNKIRSFTNQKGPDPSHLSRMEYYERQLIDMKIRMDALDLEEKPPAEAVLEKMEPTIERKEQNVVKKEPERQVQKPRMPNMDFNGVAEHVLGLITLKEMTSRDIQITIGRSREHTSRLMKRLFEEGLVERNTKLKPFTYKITEKGRAKLGSPEQAVTA